The following coding sequences lie in one Oryctolagus cuniculus chromosome 7, mOryCun1.1, whole genome shotgun sequence genomic window:
- the FAM167B gene encoding protein FAM167B isoform X1, with amino-acid sequence MSLGTLKFQAVGEDDEEEEESLDSVKALTAKLQLHTRRPSYLEWTARVQSQAWHGAQARPGPGASGAICGFDSMDSALEWLRGQLQEMQAQDRQLAGQLLRLRAQLHRLKMDQACHLHQELLDDAERELELEPGAGLALAPPLRHLGLTRMNISARRFTLC; translated from the exons ATGTCGCTGGGGACACTGAAGTTCCAGGCAGTGGGCGAGGatgacgaggaggaggaggagagcctgGACTCTGTGAAGGCACTGACGGCCAAGCTGCAGTTGCACACCCGGCGGCCCTCGTACCTGGAGTGGACGGCCCGGGTCCAGAGCCAGGCCTGGCACGGGGCCCAAGCTAGACCTGGGCCCGGGGCATCTGGGGCCATCTGCGGCTTTGACTCAATGGACTCCGCCCTTGAGTGGCTCCGAGGCCAGCTG CAGGAGATGCAGGCGCAAGACCGGCAGCTGGCAGGGCAGCTGCTGCGGCTGAGGGCGCAGCTGCACCGGCTGAAGATGGACCAAGCCTGTCACCTACACCAGGAGCTGCTGGACGACGCCGagcgggagctggagctggagcctggggcgggcctggccctggctccaccACTGCGGCACCTGGGCCTCACGCGCATGAACATCAGCGCGCGCCGCTTCACTCTGTGTTGA
- the FAM167B gene encoding protein FAM167B isoform X2 gives MSLGTLKFQAVGEDDEEEEESLDSVKALTAKLQLHTRRPSYLEWTARVQSQAWHGAQARPGPGASGAICGFDSMDSALEWLRGQLEMQAQDRQLAGQLLRLRAQLHRLKMDQACHLHQELLDDAERELELEPGAGLALAPPLRHLGLTRMNISARRFTLC, from the exons ATGTCGCTGGGGACACTGAAGTTCCAGGCAGTGGGCGAGGatgacgaggaggaggaggagagcctgGACTCTGTGAAGGCACTGACGGCCAAGCTGCAGTTGCACACCCGGCGGCCCTCGTACCTGGAGTGGACGGCCCGGGTCCAGAGCCAGGCCTGGCACGGGGCCCAAGCTAGACCTGGGCCCGGGGCATCTGGGGCCATCTGCGGCTTTGACTCAATGGACTCCGCCCTTGAGTGGCTCCGAGGCCAGCTG GAGATGCAGGCGCAAGACCGGCAGCTGGCAGGGCAGCTGCTGCGGCTGAGGGCGCAGCTGCACCGGCTGAAGATGGACCAAGCCTGTCACCTACACCAGGAGCTGCTGGACGACGCCGagcgggagctggagctggagcctggggcgggcctggccctggctccaccACTGCGGCACCTGGGCCTCACGCGCATGAACATCAGCGCGCGCCGCTTCACTCTGTGTTGA
- the LOC100342240 gene encoding myotubularin-related protein 9-like isoform X1 translates to MEFSELIRTGRAQAELLRGPEAPPLRGTLCVTSHHLLLSPGTEASPDLWLLLLRSVDSIEKRVAGDSGTITLRCKDLRVLQLDIEGVEATLDIARSIEALSSLESVITSFPFFYRPKGLRLGDAWHFHPPERYYQRVAREVWLSHLPAPQTNAWRLSEVNEDFSLCPSYPRALIVPRSVDDHALARSAGFRQGGRFPVLSYHHAPNGTALLRSSQPLTGPQKRRCAEDEELLRAVLVGARPGARGFIIDTRSAQAAKQARMTGGGTEAKAAYPGWKRLHRPLERGRPLQESFVRLVEACGDLEQSMDRWLSRLEGCRWLEHVKEALSTACLAAQGMEREGACILVHGAEGTDSTLLVTSLAQLILDPLSRTMDGFQELVEREWIQAGHPFQLRCAHSAFSHARPKHEAPTFLLFLDCVWQLGRQFPLSLEFGEGLLLALFEHAYASPFGSFLCNSEKERGLCEVRTRTHSLWSGLNQPKEQRKLRNPLYALNPLAIWPSVEPQSLRLWQGLFLRWTRPPEPSETAWEKVWQIVTDSEKTEGSA, encoded by the exons ATGGAGTTCTCGGAGCTGATCCGCACCGGCCGGGCCCAAGCCGAGCTCCTGCGGGGCCCAGAGGCGCCCCCGCTGCGAGGCACGCTGTGCGTcaccagccaccacctgctgctgtccCCGGGGACCGAGGCGAGTCCGgacctgtggctgctgctgttgcGCAGCGTGGACTCCATCGAGAAGCG GGTCGCGGGAGACTCGGGCACCATCACGCTGCGCTGTAAGGACCTGCGGGTGCTGCAGCTGGACATAGAGGGCGTGGAGGCGACGCTGGATATCGCCCGCTCCATCGAG GCGTTGTCCTCTCTGGAATCGGTCATCACCTCCTTTCCGTTCTTCTACCGTCCCAAGGGTCTCAGACTGGGCGACGCCTGGCACTTCCACCCGCCCGAGCGCTACTACCAGCGAGTAGCTCGCGAG GTCTGGCTCTCACACCTCCCTGCACCACAGACCAACGCGTGGCGGCTGAGCGAGGTGAACGAGGACTTCAGCTTGTGTCCCAGTTACCCCCGCGCCTTGATCGTGCCTCGCTCGGTGGACGACCATGCCCTGGCGCGCAGCGCCGGCTTCCGCCAGGGAGGTCGCTTCCCAGTGCTCAGCTACCACCACGCCCCCAACGGCact GCTCTGCTGCGCTCCAGCCAGCCCCTGACCGGTCCCCAGAAGCGGCGCTGCGCTGAGGACGAGGAGCTGCTGCGGGCTGTGCTGGTGGGAGCTCGCCCTGGGGCCCGGGGCTTCATCATTGACACGCGCTCTGCCCAGGCTGCTAAACAGGCCCGCATGACTGGCGGCGGCACGGAGGCTAAGGCCGCCTACCCTGGCTGGAAACGGCTGCACCGGCCCCTGGAGAG GGGGCGGCCCCTACAGGAGAGTTTTGTGCGCCTGGTCGAGGCCTGCGGGGACCTGGAGCAGAGCATGGACCGCTGGCTCAGTCGGCTGGAGGGCTGCCGCTGGCTGGAGCACGTGAAGGAGGCACTGAGCACCGCCTGCCTGGCCGCCCAGGGCATGGAGAG GGAAGGGGCCTGCATCCTGGTGCACGGGGCCGAAGGCACGGACAGCACCCTGCTCGTGACTTCACTCGCCCAACTCATTCTGGATCCCTTGAGCCGGACCATGGATGGATTCCAGGAGCTGGTGGAGCGCGAGTGGATCCAG gccggcCACCCCTTCCAGCTGCGCTGTGCCCACTCGGCCTTCTCCCACGCCCGCCCCAAGCACGAGGCGCccacctttctcctcttcctcgaCTGCGTGTGGCAGCTGGGTCGCCAGTTCCCGCTGTCGCTGGAATTTGGGGAGGGGCTGCTGTTGGCGCTGTTTGAGCACGCCTATGCCTCCCCCTTTGGCAGCTTCCTTTGCAACAGCGAAAAGGAGAG GGGCCTGTGTGAAGTGAGGACTCGAACCCACTCGCTGTGGTCTGGGCTCAACCAACCGAAAGAGCAACGGAAACTCCGGAACCCGCTCTATGCCCTCAATCCCTTGGCCATCTGGCCCTCCGTGGAGCCCCAGAGCCTGCGGTTGTGGCAAG GCCTGTTTCTGCGCTGGACCCGCCCACCCGAGCCCTCAGAGACAGCCTGGGAGAAGGTGTGGCAAATagtgacagacagtgagaagacagAAGGTTCAGCCTGA
- the LOC100342240 gene encoding myotubularin-related protein 9-like isoform X2 — protein MEFSELIRTGRAQAELLRGPEAPPLRGTLCVTSHHLLLSPGTEASPDLWLLLLRSVDSIEKRVAGDSGTITLRCKDLRVLQLDIEGVEATLDIARSIEALSSLESVITSFPFFYRPKGLRLGDAWHFHPPERYYQRVARETNAWRLSEVNEDFSLCPSYPRALIVPRSVDDHALARSAGFRQGGRFPVLSYHHAPNGTALLRSSQPLTGPQKRRCAEDEELLRAVLVGARPGARGFIIDTRSAQAAKQARMTGGGTEAKAAYPGWKRLHRPLERGRPLQESFVRLVEACGDLEQSMDRWLSRLEGCRWLEHVKEALSTACLAAQGMEREGACILVHGAEGTDSTLLVTSLAQLILDPLSRTMDGFQELVEREWIQAGHPFQLRCAHSAFSHARPKHEAPTFLLFLDCVWQLGRQFPLSLEFGEGLLLALFEHAYASPFGSFLCNSEKERGLCEVRTRTHSLWSGLNQPKEQRKLRNPLYALNPLAIWPSVEPQSLRLWQGLFLRWTRPPEPSETAWEKVWQIVTDSEKTEGSA, from the exons ATGGAGTTCTCGGAGCTGATCCGCACCGGCCGGGCCCAAGCCGAGCTCCTGCGGGGCCCAGAGGCGCCCCCGCTGCGAGGCACGCTGTGCGTcaccagccaccacctgctgctgtccCCGGGGACCGAGGCGAGTCCGgacctgtggctgctgctgttgcGCAGCGTGGACTCCATCGAGAAGCG GGTCGCGGGAGACTCGGGCACCATCACGCTGCGCTGTAAGGACCTGCGGGTGCTGCAGCTGGACATAGAGGGCGTGGAGGCGACGCTGGATATCGCCCGCTCCATCGAG GCGTTGTCCTCTCTGGAATCGGTCATCACCTCCTTTCCGTTCTTCTACCGTCCCAAGGGTCTCAGACTGGGCGACGCCTGGCACTTCCACCCGCCCGAGCGCTACTACCAGCGAGTAGCTCGCGAG ACCAACGCGTGGCGGCTGAGCGAGGTGAACGAGGACTTCAGCTTGTGTCCCAGTTACCCCCGCGCCTTGATCGTGCCTCGCTCGGTGGACGACCATGCCCTGGCGCGCAGCGCCGGCTTCCGCCAGGGAGGTCGCTTCCCAGTGCTCAGCTACCACCACGCCCCCAACGGCact GCTCTGCTGCGCTCCAGCCAGCCCCTGACCGGTCCCCAGAAGCGGCGCTGCGCTGAGGACGAGGAGCTGCTGCGGGCTGTGCTGGTGGGAGCTCGCCCTGGGGCCCGGGGCTTCATCATTGACACGCGCTCTGCCCAGGCTGCTAAACAGGCCCGCATGACTGGCGGCGGCACGGAGGCTAAGGCCGCCTACCCTGGCTGGAAACGGCTGCACCGGCCCCTGGAGAG GGGGCGGCCCCTACAGGAGAGTTTTGTGCGCCTGGTCGAGGCCTGCGGGGACCTGGAGCAGAGCATGGACCGCTGGCTCAGTCGGCTGGAGGGCTGCCGCTGGCTGGAGCACGTGAAGGAGGCACTGAGCACCGCCTGCCTGGCCGCCCAGGGCATGGAGAG GGAAGGGGCCTGCATCCTGGTGCACGGGGCCGAAGGCACGGACAGCACCCTGCTCGTGACTTCACTCGCCCAACTCATTCTGGATCCCTTGAGCCGGACCATGGATGGATTCCAGGAGCTGGTGGAGCGCGAGTGGATCCAG gccggcCACCCCTTCCAGCTGCGCTGTGCCCACTCGGCCTTCTCCCACGCCCGCCCCAAGCACGAGGCGCccacctttctcctcttcctcgaCTGCGTGTGGCAGCTGGGTCGCCAGTTCCCGCTGTCGCTGGAATTTGGGGAGGGGCTGCTGTTGGCGCTGTTTGAGCACGCCTATGCCTCCCCCTTTGGCAGCTTCCTTTGCAACAGCGAAAAGGAGAG GGGCCTGTGTGAAGTGAGGACTCGAACCCACTCGCTGTGGTCTGGGCTCAACCAACCGAAAGAGCAACGGAAACTCCGGAACCCGCTCTATGCCCTCAATCCCTTGGCCATCTGGCCCTCCGTGGAGCCCCAGAGCCTGCGGTTGTGGCAAG GCCTGTTTCTGCGCTGGACCCGCCCACCCGAGCCCTCAGAGACAGCCTGGGAGAAGGTGTGGCAAATagtgacagacagtgagaagacagAAGGTTCAGCCTGA
- the LOC100342240 gene encoding myotubularin-related protein 9-like isoform X3, whose protein sequence is MEFSELIRTGRAQAELLRGPEAPPLRGTLCVTSHHLLLSPGTEASPDLWLLLLRSVDSIEKRVAGDSGTITLRCKDLRVLQLDIEGVEATLDIARSIEGLRLGDAWHFHPPERYYQRVAREVWLSHLPAPQTNAWRLSEVNEDFSLCPSYPRALIVPRSVDDHALARSAGFRQGGRFPVLSYHHAPNGTALLRSSQPLTGPQKRRCAEDEELLRAVLVGARPGARGFIIDTRSAQAAKQARMTGGGTEAKAAYPGWKRLHRPLERGRPLQESFVRLVEACGDLEQSMDRWLSRLEGCRWLEHVKEALSTACLAAQGMEREGACILVHGAEGTDSTLLVTSLAQLILDPLSRTMDGFQELVEREWIQAGHPFQLRCAHSAFSHARPKHEAPTFLLFLDCVWQLGRQFPLSLEFGEGLLLALFEHAYASPFGSFLCNSEKERGLCEVRTRTHSLWSGLNQPKEQRKLRNPLYALNPLAIWPSVEPQSLRLWQGLFLRWTRPPEPSETAWEKVWQIVTDSEKTEGSA, encoded by the exons ATGGAGTTCTCGGAGCTGATCCGCACCGGCCGGGCCCAAGCCGAGCTCCTGCGGGGCCCAGAGGCGCCCCCGCTGCGAGGCACGCTGTGCGTcaccagccaccacctgctgctgtccCCGGGGACCGAGGCGAGTCCGgacctgtggctgctgctgttgcGCAGCGTGGACTCCATCGAGAAGCG GGTCGCGGGAGACTCGGGCACCATCACGCTGCGCTGTAAGGACCTGCGGGTGCTGCAGCTGGACATAGAGGGCGTGGAGGCGACGCTGGATATCGCCCGCTCCATCGAG GGTCTCAGACTGGGCGACGCCTGGCACTTCCACCCGCCCGAGCGCTACTACCAGCGAGTAGCTCGCGAG GTCTGGCTCTCACACCTCCCTGCACCACAGACCAACGCGTGGCGGCTGAGCGAGGTGAACGAGGACTTCAGCTTGTGTCCCAGTTACCCCCGCGCCTTGATCGTGCCTCGCTCGGTGGACGACCATGCCCTGGCGCGCAGCGCCGGCTTCCGCCAGGGAGGTCGCTTCCCAGTGCTCAGCTACCACCACGCCCCCAACGGCact GCTCTGCTGCGCTCCAGCCAGCCCCTGACCGGTCCCCAGAAGCGGCGCTGCGCTGAGGACGAGGAGCTGCTGCGGGCTGTGCTGGTGGGAGCTCGCCCTGGGGCCCGGGGCTTCATCATTGACACGCGCTCTGCCCAGGCTGCTAAACAGGCCCGCATGACTGGCGGCGGCACGGAGGCTAAGGCCGCCTACCCTGGCTGGAAACGGCTGCACCGGCCCCTGGAGAG GGGGCGGCCCCTACAGGAGAGTTTTGTGCGCCTGGTCGAGGCCTGCGGGGACCTGGAGCAGAGCATGGACCGCTGGCTCAGTCGGCTGGAGGGCTGCCGCTGGCTGGAGCACGTGAAGGAGGCACTGAGCACCGCCTGCCTGGCCGCCCAGGGCATGGAGAG GGAAGGGGCCTGCATCCTGGTGCACGGGGCCGAAGGCACGGACAGCACCCTGCTCGTGACTTCACTCGCCCAACTCATTCTGGATCCCTTGAGCCGGACCATGGATGGATTCCAGGAGCTGGTGGAGCGCGAGTGGATCCAG gccggcCACCCCTTCCAGCTGCGCTGTGCCCACTCGGCCTTCTCCCACGCCCGCCCCAAGCACGAGGCGCccacctttctcctcttcctcgaCTGCGTGTGGCAGCTGGGTCGCCAGTTCCCGCTGTCGCTGGAATTTGGGGAGGGGCTGCTGTTGGCGCTGTTTGAGCACGCCTATGCCTCCCCCTTTGGCAGCTTCCTTTGCAACAGCGAAAAGGAGAG GGGCCTGTGTGAAGTGAGGACTCGAACCCACTCGCTGTGGTCTGGGCTCAACCAACCGAAAGAGCAACGGAAACTCCGGAACCCGCTCTATGCCCTCAATCCCTTGGCCATCTGGCCCTCCGTGGAGCCCCAGAGCCTGCGGTTGTGGCAAG GCCTGTTTCTGCGCTGGACCCGCCCACCCGAGCCCTCAGAGACAGCCTGGGAGAAGGTGTGGCAAATagtgacagacagtgagaagacagAAGGTTCAGCCTGA
- the LOC100342240 gene encoding myotubularin-related protein 9-like isoform X4, with protein sequence MEFSELIRTGRAQAELLRGPEAPPLRGTLCVTSHHLLLSPGTEASPDLWLLLLRSVDSIEKRVAGDSGTITLRCKDLRVLQLDIEGVEATLDIARSIEGLRLGDAWHFHPPERYYQRVARETNAWRLSEVNEDFSLCPSYPRALIVPRSVDDHALARSAGFRQGGRFPVLSYHHAPNGTALLRSSQPLTGPQKRRCAEDEELLRAVLVGARPGARGFIIDTRSAQAAKQARMTGGGTEAKAAYPGWKRLHRPLERGRPLQESFVRLVEACGDLEQSMDRWLSRLEGCRWLEHVKEALSTACLAAQGMEREGACILVHGAEGTDSTLLVTSLAQLILDPLSRTMDGFQELVEREWIQAGHPFQLRCAHSAFSHARPKHEAPTFLLFLDCVWQLGRQFPLSLEFGEGLLLALFEHAYASPFGSFLCNSEKERGLCEVRTRTHSLWSGLNQPKEQRKLRNPLYALNPLAIWPSVEPQSLRLWQGLFLRWTRPPEPSETAWEKVWQIVTDSEKTEGSA encoded by the exons ATGGAGTTCTCGGAGCTGATCCGCACCGGCCGGGCCCAAGCCGAGCTCCTGCGGGGCCCAGAGGCGCCCCCGCTGCGAGGCACGCTGTGCGTcaccagccaccacctgctgctgtccCCGGGGACCGAGGCGAGTCCGgacctgtggctgctgctgttgcGCAGCGTGGACTCCATCGAGAAGCG GGTCGCGGGAGACTCGGGCACCATCACGCTGCGCTGTAAGGACCTGCGGGTGCTGCAGCTGGACATAGAGGGCGTGGAGGCGACGCTGGATATCGCCCGCTCCATCGAG GGTCTCAGACTGGGCGACGCCTGGCACTTCCACCCGCCCGAGCGCTACTACCAGCGAGTAGCTCGCGAG ACCAACGCGTGGCGGCTGAGCGAGGTGAACGAGGACTTCAGCTTGTGTCCCAGTTACCCCCGCGCCTTGATCGTGCCTCGCTCGGTGGACGACCATGCCCTGGCGCGCAGCGCCGGCTTCCGCCAGGGAGGTCGCTTCCCAGTGCTCAGCTACCACCACGCCCCCAACGGCact GCTCTGCTGCGCTCCAGCCAGCCCCTGACCGGTCCCCAGAAGCGGCGCTGCGCTGAGGACGAGGAGCTGCTGCGGGCTGTGCTGGTGGGAGCTCGCCCTGGGGCCCGGGGCTTCATCATTGACACGCGCTCTGCCCAGGCTGCTAAACAGGCCCGCATGACTGGCGGCGGCACGGAGGCTAAGGCCGCCTACCCTGGCTGGAAACGGCTGCACCGGCCCCTGGAGAG GGGGCGGCCCCTACAGGAGAGTTTTGTGCGCCTGGTCGAGGCCTGCGGGGACCTGGAGCAGAGCATGGACCGCTGGCTCAGTCGGCTGGAGGGCTGCCGCTGGCTGGAGCACGTGAAGGAGGCACTGAGCACCGCCTGCCTGGCCGCCCAGGGCATGGAGAG GGAAGGGGCCTGCATCCTGGTGCACGGGGCCGAAGGCACGGACAGCACCCTGCTCGTGACTTCACTCGCCCAACTCATTCTGGATCCCTTGAGCCGGACCATGGATGGATTCCAGGAGCTGGTGGAGCGCGAGTGGATCCAG gccggcCACCCCTTCCAGCTGCGCTGTGCCCACTCGGCCTTCTCCCACGCCCGCCCCAAGCACGAGGCGCccacctttctcctcttcctcgaCTGCGTGTGGCAGCTGGGTCGCCAGTTCCCGCTGTCGCTGGAATTTGGGGAGGGGCTGCTGTTGGCGCTGTTTGAGCACGCCTATGCCTCCCCCTTTGGCAGCTTCCTTTGCAACAGCGAAAAGGAGAG GGGCCTGTGTGAAGTGAGGACTCGAACCCACTCGCTGTGGTCTGGGCTCAACCAACCGAAAGAGCAACGGAAACTCCGGAACCCGCTCTATGCCCTCAATCCCTTGGCCATCTGGCCCTCCGTGGAGCCCCAGAGCCTGCGGTTGTGGCAAG GCCTGTTTCTGCGCTGGACCCGCCCACCCGAGCCCTCAGAGACAGCCTGGGAGAAGGTGTGGCAAATagtgacagacagtgagaagacagAAGGTTCAGCCTGA